A single region of the Vicia villosa cultivar HV-30 ecotype Madison, WI linkage group LG4, Vvil1.0, whole genome shotgun sequence genome encodes:
- the LOC131597594 gene encoding LOW QUALITY PROTEIN: uncharacterized protein LOC131597594 (The sequence of the model RefSeq protein was modified relative to this genomic sequence to represent the inferred CDS: substituted 3 bases at 3 genomic stop codons), whose amino-acid sequence MTMVAINHIISVAEVGFLGEAGWQWDLNLLLHADSNCTVSLVQELLQWLHQYASRGTAADSFSWADSPAGLFSIKSCYDRFKTYLSGPPLQPSLLKAVNHLWKIRIPSKILFFGWKFLHNRIVTKDQLFKRGVLVDTMDLPCVLCMKEEESLAHLFGNCEIAKSIWNKVFGWLGTDFELSYDQFVSMKKFFPVLSRDKATSSANVEASETQYPSESIKVVDYELLETDPGIRPTISSYHLDIQNEVRKAYLKIGLHQPPHNFNWFDWIDYSESKDLVFCLPCFFVXKCLXIXGDHFVGDNFGDWKKAQRLANQATSSNSHVDCMHMGYALMNPNQSIKASFVNQTKEMNVKYRVRVNTSLISTKFLLRCGMPFKGSDESLNSLFMGTFLELVDTLKNMLQSFKKYGKTIILLDVLQSFDFIFMLYMMVEILGFTNDLSVSLQKCDQDLLNVLSLVNATKQELQEMRNDGWEELISKAVEICNKLDIDVPDMDASYVQGKKPRRHATTSSVSNLHHYKHDCLFNVLDLQLHELNARFDEENTELLECVSCLSPLSSFAAFDVKKLVRMVELYSNDFVDVPKVVMRHQLQDYVRNVRCGLKFAKLKGLSDLCAKLVETNKCNTFDMVYKLLKLTLVLPIATASVERIFSTMKFVRSQLCNKMSDQWLNDRLVTCIERVVIGTINNDVILAHFQEMSDRRFSL is encoded by the exons ATGACAATG GTGGCGATTAATCATATTATTTCTGTGGCTGAAGTGGGTTTTTTAGGGGAGGCTGGCTGGCAATGGGATTTAAATTTGCTTCTGCATGCGGACAGCAACTGCACTGTTTCTCTTGTGCAGGAACTGCTTCAATGGCTGCATCAGTATGCTTCTCGGGGAACAGCCGCGGATTCCTTCTCCTGGGCAGATTCTCCGGCGGGGCTGTTCAGCATTAAGTCTTGCTACGACCGCTTCAAGACTTATTTATCGGGGCCTCCCTTGCAACCGAGTTTGCTTAAGGCCGTGAACCATTTGTGGAAGATTAGAATTCCTTCAAAAATTCTCTTCTTTGGTTGGAAATTCTTGCATAATAGAATTGTAACTAAAGACCAATTGTTCAAGAGGGGTGTTTTGGTGGATACCATGGATTTACCGTGTGTTTTGTGTATGAAGGAGGAGGAATCGTTAGCGCACTTATTCGGTAATTGTGAAATAGCTAAAAGTATTTGGAATAAGGTGTTCGGTTGGTTAGGGACTGATTTTGAGCTGTCATATGACCAATTTGTTTC GATGAAGAAATTTTTTCCGGTACTCTCTAGAGACAAAGCTACTTCTTCGGCTAATGTAGAAGCATCAGAAACTCAATATCCAAGTGAGAGTATCAAAGTTGTTGATTATGAATTGTTGGAAACGGATCCGGGAATTAGGCCTACAATTTCAAGTTATCATCTTGACATCCAAAATGAGGTAAGAAAAGCTTATTTAAAAATAGGTCTTCATCAACCTCCTCACAATTTC AATTGGTTTGATTGGATTGATTATAGTGAATCTAAGGACCTAGTGTTTTGTTTGccatgtttttttgtttaaaaatgtcTCTAAATATAGGGGGATCACTTTGTGGGAGACAATTTTGGTGATTGGAAGAAAGCTCAAAGGTTGGCTAATCAAGCTACTTCTTCCAATAGTCATGTTGATTGTATGCATATGGGTTATGCTCTCATGAACCCAAACCAAAGTATTAAGGCCTCGTTTGTTAATCAAACTAAGGAAATGAATGTCAAATATCGTGTTCGTGTAAACACATCCCTTATATCTACTAAGTTTCTTTTGAGGTGTGGCATGCCATTTAAAGGGAGTGACGAGTCTCTTAACTCTTTATTTATGGGGACATTTCTTGAGTTGGTGGACACTTTAAAAAATATGCTtcaatcatttaaaaaatatggTAAAACTATAATTTTGTTAGATGTGCttcaatcatttgattttatcttcATGTTATATATGATGGTTGAGATTTTAGGGTTTACAAATGATTTGAGTGTATCGTTACAAAAGTGTGATCAAGATCTTTTGAATGTTTTGTCACTTGTCAATGCTACCAAACAAGAATTACAAGAAATGAGGAATGATGGATGGGAAGAGCTTATATCTAAGGCTGTCGAAATTTGCAATAAGCTTGACATTGATGTGCCTGACATGGATGCATCATATGTGCAAGGGAAGAAACCTAGGCGACATGCTACAACTTCTAGTGTTTCTAATTTGCATCATTATAAGCACGATTGTTTGTTTAATGTTTTAGATTTGCAGTTGCACGAGCTCAATGCTAGGTTTGATGAAGAGAATACTGAACTTTTAGAATGTGTTTCATGTTTGAGTCCTTTATCGTCATTTGCAGCTTTTGATGTGAAAAAGTTAGTAAGGATGGTTGAACTTTATTCAAATGATTTTGTAGATGTTCCGAAAGTGGTGATGCGGCATCAACTTCAAGATTATGTTAGAAATGTTCGATGTGGCCTAAAATTTGCAAAGTTAAAAGGACTTTCAGATCTTTGTGCAAAACTTGtggaaacaaataagtgcaacacATTTGATATGGTTTATAAGCTTCTTAAATTGACTTTAGTCTTGCCGATAGCAACTGCAAGTGTGGAACGTATTTTTTCAACTATGAAGTTTGTGAGGAGTCAATTATGTAACAAAATGAGTGATCAGTGGTTAAATGACCGTCTTGTAACTTGTATAGAAAGAGTTGTTATTGGAACCATTAACAATGATGTTATTTTAGCTCACTTTCAAGAAATGAGTGATAGACGATTTTCATTGTAA